A genome region from Diabrotica undecimpunctata isolate CICGRU unplaced genomic scaffold, icDiaUnde3 ctg00003426.1, whole genome shotgun sequence includes the following:
- the LOC140432264 gene encoding uncharacterized protein, producing MVLILLSLIKPSEQTCEMSKKSINIYRVERILYRYVTCKQLRFDQEDIGQQIRSSMNSSCEYLDINDSSLPIINKEMFSFLNLTQITIVAGVDMVDNSTFERVNISTITLENNTIRKIKDYAFKSFSIYVITLQNNLLTNIGQKTFAGAANLRKLNLNNNLISIIHPEAFKDLGSLEELKISSNKIVSLVQDVFYPLINIQSIDLNNNSLIDLEVDTFSKNKALQFLNLQRNRLAVLDAHFPSSLVQLNVEYNSITMFNISNLVKLITVLLDFNKISNLKNALKNLPSLQYLHLNNNRVGNSSVVDLDAFSDLKNISIIELDHNNLDLNFDFRIFKKLKALEGVSFVGNRLQKLDFTNFPSEIKVLNLSQNVLFEVKNLSVFTALIKLDIRFNSLKEIDFDMLAGLNQLSELYLGYNMISKLTMGCFRSLKQLRTLDLSYNKVSTIGAGVFNGLERITDLDLSYNQISYLSEDIFHNMKNLRVLSIAYNNLTSFDMKALISHVLWFREIDMNGNNWTCKLLISISKQNKPVHFMNGNSYNVSNVFGIPCRDNNSTEENYYSNYEEVLPDIVHEINRTAEYLENMSVKLSYIIVFIIFLLVLLFAKFVIDKYSSQVIAAAQFVYQKSESEPELQLI from the coding sequence ATGGTCCTGATACTTCTGAGCTTAATTAAACCATCCGAACAGACATGCGAGATGTCAAAGAAATCGATCAACATCTACAGGGTGGAACGCATACTGTATCGCTATGTTACCTGCAAACAACTAAGATTTGATCAAGAAGACATCGGTCAGCAGATAAGATCAAGTATGAACAGTTCCTGCGAGTATCTGGACATCAACGACAGCTCCCTACCGATAATCAACAAGGAAATGTTTTCTTTTCTTAATTTaacacaaataacaattgtagCTGGAGTGGACATGGTTGACAATAGTACTTTCGAACGGGTCAATATATCCACTATTACACTGGAAAACAATACTATTAGAAAGATAAAAGACTACGCCTTTAAATCGTTCTCGATATATGTAATCACTCTCCAAAATAACCTTCTCACAAACATAGGACAAAAGACTTTTGCAGGAGCTGCAAATTTAAGAAAGTTgaacttaaataataatttaatcagTATTATTCATCCAGAAGCGTTTAAAGATTTGGGCAGTCTCGaagaactgaaaatatcctcCAATAAAATTGTTAGCTTGGTGCAAGACGTATTTTATCCTCTCATTAATATACAATCCATCGATTTAAATAATAACTCTCTTATAGACCTAGAAGTTGAtacttttagtaaaaataaagCTTTACAGTTTCTCAATCTTCAACGAAATCGACTTGCTGTGTTAGATGCTCATTTTCCCAGCTCTTTAGTACAACTAAACGTGGAATATAATTCAATAACTATGTTTAAtatatcaaatttggttaaactTATCACAGTTCTTTTAgattttaacaaaatatccaatttaaaaaatgcTTTAAAGAATTTGCCGTCACTTCAATATCTACATTTAAATAATAACCGCGTAGGAAACTCATCTGTAGTGGATCTTGATGCTTTTTCAGATTTAAAGAATATTTCCATTATAGAGCTGGATCACAATAATTTAGACTTAAATTTCgattttagaatatttaaaaaacttaaagctTTGGAAGGCGTTTCCTTTGTTGGAAATCGTCTTCAAAAACTAGATTTTACTAATTTTCCATCCGAAATTAAAGTTCTAAACTTAAGTCAGAACGTTCTTTTTGAAGTTAAAAATTTATCTGTATTTACTGCATTGATTAAATTGGACATAAGGTTTAACTCGTTAAAAGAAATAGATTTCGATATGCTAGCAGGTCTAAATCAGTTAAGTGAATTGTACTTAGGCTATAATATGATCAGTAAATTAACCATGGGTTGTTTTAGAAGTTTAAAGCAATTAAGAACACTAGATCTGAGCTATAACAAAGTATCAACCATTGGTGCTGGAGTGTTCAATGGTTTAGAGAGAATAACTGATTTAGATTTAAGTTATAACCAAATCAGTTATTTGAGCGAGGATATTTTTCACAATATGAAAAATCTTAGAGTTTTAAGCATCGCTTACAATAACTTAACAAGTTTCGATATGAAAGCTTTAATTTCTCACGTGCTGTGGTTCAGAGAAATCGATATGAATGGCAACAACTGGACTTGTAAACTCCTCATAAGCATCAGTAAGCAGAACAAACCCGTACATTTCATGAATGGTAATTCCTACAACGTTAGTAATGTATTCGGCATTCCTTGTAGGGATAATAATAGTACTGAAGAAAACTATTACAGTAACTATGAAGAAGTTTTACCAGATATCGTTCATGAAATCAATCGTACTGCAGAGTACCTTGAAAATATGTCTGTGAAATTAAGTTatataattgtttttattatttttctattggTATTACTTTTTGCTAAGTTTGTTATTGATAAATATTCATCACAAGTCATAGCTGCTGCTCAGTTTGTCTATCAGAAATCTGAGAGTGAACCTGAACTTCAGTTAATCTAG